In Stomoxys calcitrans chromosome 2, idStoCalc2.1, whole genome shotgun sequence, the following proteins share a genomic window:
- the LOC106085578 gene encoding DNA polymerase epsilon catalytic subunit 1 isoform X1: MEPSGNKQKVLQNTGKFISESRAEGDDFFNEAGYRQSRENDKIDSKYGFDRVKDSMERTGYLINMHTTEVLDEDRRLVAALDLFFIQMDGSRFKCTVAYKPYMLIKPDEKQALELARFLTRKYSGQLAGIEHIYKEDLDLPNHLAGFKQQYLKLTFLNQTAMTKVRREIMAAVRKNSEREKSNTFYLQMLSSSLAANSTHENDINKKQLDYMDCIKEVREHDVPYHVRVSIDLKIFCGQWYNIRCRSGGIELPIITSRPDILERPEPVVLAFDIETTKLPLKFPDPQTDQIMMISYMIDGQGYLITNREIISTDVDDFEYTPKPEFEGNFIVFNEENEMQLIQKFFDHIMEVRPHIVATYNGDFFDWPFVETRAALYDLDMKQEIGFSKSRDGNYLSRPSIHMDCLCWVRRDSYLPVGSQGLKAVAKAKLRYDPVELDPEDMCKMAVEQPQVLSNYSVSDAVATYYLYMKYVHPFIFALNTIIPMEPDEILRKGSGTLCETLLMVQAYHANIVYPNKQQSELNKMSSEGHVLDSETYVGGHVEALESGVFRADIPCRFRLDPNMVQTLMDSVDRVLKHAIEVEEGIPLEKVTNLESVHKEICQGLRGLHDIPNRLEQPVIYHLDVGAMYPNIILTNRLQPSAMVNDTDCAACDFNRPGAKCKRVMDWLWRGEMLPASRNEFQRIQQQLETEKFPPLFPGGPTRAFHELSKEDQAGYEKKRLADYCRKAYKKTKITKLETRTSTICQKENSFYVDTVRAFRDRRYEYKGLTKVAKAAVSAAIASGDASEIKAAKGREVLYDSLQLAHKCILNSFYGYVMRRGARWHSMPMAGIVCLTGSNIITKAREIIERVGRPLELDTDGIWCILPASFPQEFTVLTNHEKKKKINISYPNAVLNTMVKDHFTNDQYHELVKKKDEDSAEPPDYTIREENSIFFEVDGPYLAMVLPAAKEEGKKLKKRYAVFNFDGSLAELKGFEVKRRGELQLIKNFQSSVFEAFLAGSTLEECYASVAKVADYWLDVLYSRGSNLPDSELFELISENKSMSKKLEEYGAQKSTSISTAKRLAEFLGEQMVKDAGLACKYIISRKPEGAPVTERAIPLAIFQSEPSVRRHHLRRWLKDNTMGDSDIRDVLDWNYYIERLGGAIQKIITIPAALQGLSNPVPRVQHPDWLHKKISEKNDVFKQRRINEMFTARPKPKPALPSTSNDSDAKNIDIADIEDLAGCDENVDGRPKVTKRKRNSSPDEDVENAQAEASSWRQALGPPPAIGTTRNDIVEWVKFQKRKWEWQFERRQRYRQQSKRIRNDNSNNTNDPQNAAKGATSTATLGGFLRRAQRTLLDQIWQILQIVPIDDLGHFTVWAMIGEELHRIKLTVPRIFYVNQRSLAPPEEGQMWKKVNRVLPRSRPVYNLYRYSVPEQVFKDNCLGMLADLATPDIEGIYETQMSLEFRALMDIGCLCSVQREESRRLAALATKDLESFSIEQLEQKSQAHIKYLQSSNAKLRKIFLYQHNIPTAKKEMWALFLVASKKAIIIALDTVRTNQMPNLRNLYTAERLALVKNLQNTNDIEKVPSDEFHFETFIEVDVKQVYRHIQRALSVYKEEKRGPSMICMQTATDARKLSANMPVLLDFPQAQIHISDDASLLSGLDWQRQGSRALVRHFLNLNNVVELMLDQCRYFHVPIGNMPPDTVLFGADLFFARLLQKHNFILWWSATTRPDLGGREADDSRLLAEFEDSVTVVQNQAGFYPDVCVELALDSLAVSALLQSTKIQEMEGASSAITFDVIPQASLEEMIGTVPAATLPSYDETALCSAAFRVMRSMVNGWLREVSINQNIFSDFQIVHFYRWVRSSNALLYDPALRRSLNNLMRKMFLRIVAEFKRLGAIIIYADFNRIILSSGKKNVADALAYVDYVVQSLRNKELFHSIQLSFEQCWEFMLWLDNANYSGIRGRLPKGLDETALGDVTATALAVQSEHRKRDIDNRDSENENEDDDNDVEEVPREEDDNQADEEQLSLELNWTISEHLPEENECREKFEAIITLFMQSLAERKTTKQAIKDISHAAFDFIIKLHKNYGKGKCSPGLDLIRTIIKVLSVDKCLIEDINDFRRNMLRLVGVGEFSDLAEWRDPCDSYTISEVICKACNHCRDLDLCKDKHRAMKDGIPVWLCAQCFVAYDNEEIEMRIIDVVQRKLMSYVLQDLRCVRCNEIKRENLAQFCTCAGDFEPLISGNEINHLFKTLRKVAEYHKMDLLHETLHQIVAIK; this comes from the exons ATGGAACCAAGTGGAAACAAGCAAAAGGTTTTACAAAACACTGGCAAATTCATTTCAGAGTCAAGAGCGGAAGG CGATGACTTCTTTAATGAAGCAGGATATCGACAATCACGAGAAAATGATAAAATCGATTCGAAATATGGATTTGACCGTGTTAAAGATAGTATGGAAAGAACTGGCTACCTTATAAATATGCACACC ACTGAAGTTTTAGATGAAGACCGACGTTTGGTTGCTGCAttagatttgttttttatacaaatGGACGGATCACGATTCAAGTGTACAGTGGCCTACAAGCCATATATGCTAATAAAGCCAGACGAAAAACAGGCTTTGGAATTAGCAAGATTTTTGACCCGAAAATATTCCGGACAACTGGCCGGTATAGAACACATATATAAGGAAGATTTAGATTTGCCTAATCATTTGGCTGGTTTCAAACAACAATACCTTAAATTGACATTCCTTAATCAAACAGCAATGACCAAAGTAAGACGGGAAATAATGGCTGCTGTTCGCAAGAATAGTGAACGGGAAAAgtctaatactttttatttgcaaatgttGTCATCGTCTCTGGCAGCCAATTCAACCCATGAGAATGATATCAATAAGAAACAGCTGGATTATATGGATTGCATTAAGGAGGTAAGAGAACATGATGTTCCTTATCATGTTCGAGTTTCTATCGacctaaaaatattttgtggccAATGGTATAATATACGATGTAGGAGCGGTGGTATAGAATTGCCAATTATAACATCTCGTCCAGATATCTTGGAACGTCCGGAACCTGTAGTACTTGCTTTTGACATCGAGACAACAAAACTACCTCTAAAATTTCCTGATCCACAAACTGATCAAATAATGATGATATCGTACATGATAGACGGACAAGGATATTTAATTACTAATCGCGAAATTATTTCAACTGACGTTGATGATTTTGAGTATACGCCTAAGCCAGAGTTCGAAGGAAATTTTATTGTCTTCAACGAGGAAAATGAAATGCAGCTAATACAAAAGTTTTTTGATCATATTATGGAAGTACGACCCCATATAGTGGCAACATAtaatggtgatttttttgattGGCCATTTGTTGAAACTCGTGCGGCTCTATATGATTTGGACATGAAACAGGAAATAGGGTTTTCCAAGTCGAGAGATGGGAATTATTTGTCCAGGCCATCAATTCACATGGATTGTTTATGTTGG gtAAGGCGTGATTCCTACCTCCCTGTTGGTTCGCAAGGTTTGAAGGCGGTTGCCAAAGCTAAATTGCGTTATGATCCTGTCGAGTTAGATCCAGAAGATATGTGTAAAATGGCCGTGGAACAACCACAAGTTTTATCAAATTATTCTGTGTCGGATGCCGTGGCCACATATTATTTATACATGAAATATGTTCATCCTTTTATATTCGCCCTAAATACTATCATACCTATGGAACCAGATGAAATTTTACGGAAAGGATCCGGAACTCTTTGTGAAACTTTACTCATGGTGCAGGCTTACCATGCGAATATTGTTTATCCAAATAAACAACAAAGTGAACTGAATAAAATGTCAAGCGAAGGACATgttctagattcggaaacttaTGTTGGTGGACATGTAGAAGCTTTAGAGTCGGGTGTGTTTCGAGCCGATATACCATGTCGTTTTCGATTGGATCCCAATATGGTGCAAACTCTTATGGACAGTGTTGACCGTGTCTTAAAGCATGCTATTGAAGTGGAAGAGGGCATACCTCTTGAAAAAGTAACAAATTTAGAATCGGTCCACAAAGAAATTTGCCAAGGTCTTCGGGGCCTCCATGATATACCAAACCGTTTGGAGCAACCTGTAATCTATCATTTGGATGTGGGTGCTATGTAtcctaatattattttaaccaATCGTTTACAGCCTTCTGCTATGGTAAATGATACAGATTGTGCCGCATGTGACTTCAATAGACCAGGAGCAAAGTGCAAACGTGTAATGGATTGGTTATGGCGTGGCGAAATGTTGCCGGCCTCACGAAATGAATTCCAACGAATTCAACAGCAATTAGAGACAGAAAAATTTCCGCCGCTTTTTCCGGGCGGTCCAACTCGAGCATTTCACGAGCTGTCAAAAGAGGATCAAGCTGGATATGAGAAAAAGCGGTTGGCCGATTACTGTCGAAAAGcgtacaaaaaaacaaaaattacaaaattggaAACAAGGACGTCAACGATCTGTCAGAAAGAAAACAGTTTCTATGTCGATACGGTCAGAGCATTCCGTGATAGACGTTACGAATATAAAGGTTTAACTAAAGTTGCAAAAGCTGCAGTAAGCGCCGCTATTGCTTCCGGCGATGCGTCAGAAATAAAAGCGGCTAAAGGTCGAGAAGTTCTTTATGATTCGTTACAATTGGCTCACAAATGTATTTTAAACTCATTCTATGGCTACGTAATGAGACGAGGTGCGAGATGGCATTCAATGCCTATGGCGGGCATTGTCTGTTTGACTGGTTCGAATATAATTACTAAAGCGAGAGAAATAATAGAAAGGGTCGGTCGACCTTTGGAGTTAGATACGGATGGTATTTGGTGTATACTACCTGCATCATTTCCCCAGGAATTTACGGTCTTAACAAATCacgaaaagaaaaagaaaatcaatattTCCTATCCAAATGCAGTACTCAATACTATGGTCAAAGATCACTTTACCAATGATCAGTACCATGAGTTAGTGAAAAAAAAAGATGAAGATTCTGCAGAGCCTCCTGATTATACAATCAGAGAAGAAAATTCTATATTTTTCGAAGTTGATGGCCCTTACTTGGCCATGGTTTTGCCAGCCGCTAAAGAGGAAggtaaaaaactcaaaaaacgtTACGCGGTATttaattttgatggatctctaGCTGAACTAAAAGGATTTGAGGTCAAAAGACGAGGTGAATTGCAacttattaaaaatttccaaagttCTGTCTTTGAGGCATTCTTGGCAGGCAGCACATTGGAGGAGTGCTATGCCTCTGTGGCTAAGGTTGCTGATTATTGGCTTGACGTACTATACAGCCGTGGATCCAATTTGCCAGATTCAGAACTTTTCGAATTAATTTCAGAAAATAAGTCTATGTCAAAAAAGTTGGAAGAGTATGGTGCACAAAAGAGTACGTCGATATCAACGGCAAAACGTTTAGCGGAATTTTTAGGAGAACAAATGGTTAAAGACGCTGGATTGGCCTGCAAATATATAATTTCGAGAAAACCAGAAGGAGCACCAGTTACAGAAAGAGCAATCCCCctggcaatatttcagtcagaACCTAGTGTGCGAAGGCACCATTTacgtcggtggttgaaagacaATACAATGGGGGATTCTGACATCAGGGACGTTCTTGATTGGAATTACTATATAGAACGTTTAGGAGGTGCTATACAAAAAATTATCACAATACCTGCCGCATTACAAGGTTTATCAAATCCCGTGCCGAGGGTACAACACCCCGATTGGTTGCATAAGAAAATATCTGAAAAGAATGATGTTTTCAAACAACGCAGAATAAATGAAATGTTTACCGCAAGACCAAAGCCTAAACCAGCTCTCCCATCAACAAGTAATGATAGTGATGCGAAAAATATCGACATAGCGGACATTGAAGACCTGGCAGGATGTGATGAAAATGTTGATGGCCGACCAAAAGTCActaaaaggaagagaaatagtTCACCTGATGAAGATGTAGAGAACGCACAAGCCGAGGCATCATCTTGGCGCCAGGCTTTAGGTCCTCCACCAGCTATTGGAACAACACGTAACGATATTGTAGAATGGGTAAAATTCCAAAAACGTAAATGGGAATGGCAATTTGAAAGACGGCAGCGCTACAGGCAGCAAAGCAAACGCATACGAAACGACAATTCAAACAATACCAATGATCCCCAAAATGCTGCCAAAGGAGCAACTTCTACAGCAACATTAGGTGGTTTCTTAAGAAGAGCCCAAAGAACATTATTGGACCAAATATGGCAAATACTTCAAATAGTTCCCATTGACGATTTGGGGCATTTTACAGTATGGGCAATGATTGGCGAAGAATTGCACCGAATCAAGCTAACTGTGCCCCGCATATTTTATGTCAATCAAAGAAGCTTAGCTCCTCCGGAAGAAGGTCAAATGTGGAAAAAAGTAAATCGTGTGTTGCCACGATCGCGGCCAGTGTACAACTTGTACCGTTATAGTGTACCAGAACAAGTTTTTAAGGACAATTGTTTAGGAATGTTGGCAGATCTAGCTACACCTGACATCGAAGGAATTTATGAGACCCAGATGTCTTTAGAATTCAGAGCTTTAATGGATATTGGTTGCCTTTGTTCTGTTCAACGTGAAGAATCACGCCGTTTAGCTGCATTGGCCACCAAAGACttggaaagtttttcaataGAACAACTAGAACAAAAATCACAAGCCCACATAAAATATCTTCAAAGTTCGAAcgcaaaattaagaaaaatttttctttatcaaCACAATATACCTACAGCAAAGAAAGAGATGTGGGCTCTCTTTCTTGTGGCCAGCAAAAAGGCTATAATAATTGCTTTAGATACTGTACGTACTAATCAAATGCCGAATTTAAGAAACCTCTACACGGCTGAACGGTTAGCCCTTGTAAAGAATCTTCAAAATACAAATGACATTGAAAAAGTTCCTTCGGATGAGTTCCATTTTGAGACATTTATAGAAGTGGATGTTAAACAGGTGTATCGTCACATACAGAGAGCATTGTCCGTCTATAAAGAGGAGAAGCGGGGACCATCAATGATTTGCATGCAAACCGCTACAGACGCCCGCAAATTAAGTGCTAACATGCCGGTGTTACTAGATTTTCCTCAAGCTCAAATTCACATATCAGATGATGCCTCCCTGTTATCAGGATTAGACTGGCAAAGGCAAGGTTCTAGAGCTTTAGTAAGACACTTTTTGAATCTTAACAATGTGGTAGAATTGATGCTGGATCAATGTAGATATTTTCACGTACCAATTGGAAATATGCCGCCTGACACAGTACTATTTGGGGCAGATTTGTTTTTTGCGCGTTTACTACAAAAGCATAACTTCATATTATGGTGGTCCGCAACGACAAGACCTGACTTAGGAGGCCGTGAAGCAGATGATAGCAGATTACTTGCCGAATTTGAAGACAGCGTCACAGTGGTACAAAATCAAGCTGGATTTTATCCCGATGTCTGCGTGGAACTAGCTTTAGACAGTTTAGCCGTATCTGCTCTATTGCAATCTACAAAAATTCAAGAAATGGAGGGTGCATCATCGGCCATAACATTTGATGTTATTCCTCAAGCTTCCCTCGAAGAAATGATTGGTACAGTTCCAGCAGCAACGCTTCCTAGTTATGATGAGACAGCTTTATGTTCGGCTGCGTTTAGGGTAATGCGCTCCATGGTAAATGGCTGGCTTAGAGAAGTGTCTATTAACCAAAATATATTCTCGGATTTTCAAATTGTTCATTTCTACAGATGGGTGAGATCTAGCAATGCTTTACTATACGACCCTGCTCTGAGAAGATCCTTGAATAACTTAATGCGTAAGATGTTTCTTCGCATTGTCGCGGAATTTAAACGTTTGGGAGCGATCATCATCTATGCAGATTTCAATCGTATCATTTTGTCCTCGGGCAAAAAAAATGTAGCGGATGCCTTAGCATATGTTGATTATGTGGTGCAGTCGTTGAGAAACAAAGAATTGTTTCATTCGATACAGCTTTCATTTGAACAATGTTGGGAATTTATGCTGTGGCTTGATAACGCTAACTATTCTGGAATTCGTGGGCGTCTGCCTAAAGGCTTAGATGAAACAGCTTTGGGAGATGTTACTGCCACCGCTTTGGCAGTGCAGTCTGAGCATAGAAAGAGGGACATTGATAATCGAGATTCAGAGAACGAAAACGAAGATGATGACAATGATGTGGAAGAAGTTCCTAGAGAAGAGGATGACAACCAAGCTGATGAAGAACAACTTTCGTTGGAACTAAATTGGACAATAAGTGAGCATTTGCCCGAAGAAAACGAATGCAGAGAGAAATTTGAAGCTATAATAACCCTCTTTATGCAATCGCTAGCAGAACGCAAAACAACTAAACAAGCCATCAAGGACATCTCTCATGCCGCTTTTGATTTTATAATAAAGTTACACAAAAACTATGGCAAGGGAAAATGTAGTCCTGGCTTGGATTTAATACGTACAATTATAAAAGTCTTGAGTGTTGATAAGTGCCTAATAGAGGATATCAATGATTTTCGCCGCAACATGTTGCGTTTGGTGGGAGTGGGTGAATTCTCCGACTTGGCGGAATGGAGAGATCCATGCGACAGTTATACTATATCCGAAGTCATTTGTAAAGCTTGTAATCACTGTCGGGATTTGGACCTGTGTAAAGATAAACATAGAGCAATGAAGGATGGAAT aCCAGTTTGGCTGTGCGCTCAATGTTTTGTAGCCTATGACAATGAGGAAATTGAAATGCGTATAATTGATGTTGTTCAACGTAAATTGATGTCGTACGTACTGCAAGATTTGCGCTGTGTGCGTTGTAATGAAATCAAAAGAGAGAACCTGgcgcaattttgcacatgtgcCGGCGATTTCGAACCCTTGATATCAGGCAATGAAATCAATCATTTGTTTAAAACGCTTCGCAAAGTTGCCGAATATCATAAAATGGATTTGTTGCATGAAACTCTGCACCAAATTGTAGCCatcaaataa